A stretch of the Calonectris borealis unplaced genomic scaffold, bCalBor7.hap1.2 HAP1_SCAFFOLD_157, whole genome shotgun sequence genome encodes the following:
- the LOC142077115 gene encoding maestro heat-like repeat-containing protein family member 7, whose protein sequence is MKNYAQRVLVRLFFRMSDQTDSIAKASGEALLAVAELLKWRQLKHLLQTQQTWRIGECLLAQDRSRAEEYCHQSLPYLKDAQATLREAAVRFIGLAVRPLRDQSREKLSEICSALQTLEKDSDPSIRSLIAQTVLLLGSPREQPR, encoded by the exons atgaagaactaCGCGCAGAGAGTACTGGTCCGGCTCTTCTTTCGCATGAGCGACCAGACCGACAGCATTGCCAAg GCCTCCGGGGAAGCCCTCCTTGCTGTAGCAGAGCTCCTCAAGTGGAGACAGCTCAAACAcctgctgcagacacagcagacatGGAGGATTGGAGAGTGCTTG ctggcgcaggacaggagcagggctgaagaaTACTGTCATCAGAGCCTGCCATACCTGAAGGACGCTCAGGCCACCCTGCGAGAGGCGGCCGTGAGGTTCATTG ggcttgccgtgcggcccctgagggaccaaagcagggagaagctgtctgagatctgcagcg CCCTTCAGACCTTGGAGAAAGACAGCGACCCCTCCATCCGTTCCCTGATAGCTCAGACtgtcctcctgctgggctctccGAGGGAGCAGCCAAGATGA